The DNA region CGCTTGACGCCGATGGGTGAAGAAGTTGCCTTGCAGGTCGAAACGCTGGCGACCTGGATCGAGACCAATCTGCCACGCATCATGCAGGCCCGCGAAGCGTCTGCGCAGGCTCAGGTGAAGCGTGCTTGAGATGTTTCTGACAGATTTTTCATCTGGTGATTGTCGGCTCGACTGCCTGCAATCAGTCGCTTCTTGCTATGGTGCGCGCCGAAATATTCATTTACACGTTCAGTAGCGCCGTTTGCCCTTCACCGAGAAGCTGTAGAAATGCCCAATCCAATCCCCCTGAAAGACCACGAGAAAGAGACGCGGCTTGTCAACCAGCGCCTGATTGCCTGTGCCGTACTGGTCGGGCTGCTGGCGATCTGTCTGGTCGCGCGGATGTATTTCCTGCAAGTCACCGAGTTTGAATACCACTCGACCATTTCCGAAAACAACCGGGTGCATGTACTGCCCATCCCGCCTGAACGCGGTCTGATCTTCGACCGTAATGGCGAGGTGCTTGCCGATAACCGGCCCAGCTTCAACCTGACCCTGACCCGTGAGCGTGCCGGAGACTGGCACAAGGTGATCGATGAGTTGATGACGCTGTTACAGCTGCCCGACGAGGATCGCATCCTGTTCGACAAGGAGCTGAAACAGGTGCGCCATCCGTTCGAGCCCGCGACCTTGCTTTACGAACTGACTGAAGAGCAGATCGCCATAGTGGCGGTCAATCAGTACCTGCTGCCGGGGGTGGATGTAGCCGCTCAGTTTGTTCGTCATTATCCGCTGGGCGCGCATTTTGCCCATTCGATCGGTTATGTCGGGCGTATCAACGAAAAAGAAGCCGCCCAACTCGACAACGATTATCGCGGCACGCAGTCGATCGGCAAGACCGGCATTGAGCGCTTCTACGAGTCTGAACTGCATGGCCGGGTCGGCTATGAAGAAGTTGAAACCAACGCGCAGGGTCGCGTGTTGCGGGTTTTGAAACACACCGATCCGGTGCCCGGCAAGAACATCACCCTGAGCCTGGATGCGCATTTGCAGGAAGCGGCCGAGAACGCGCTGGGTGATCGACGCGGTTCTGTAGTAGCGCTGGACCCGGAAACGGGCGAAGTGCTGGCGATGGTCAGCAAACCGAGCTTCGACCCCAACCTGTTCGTGACCGGCATCAGCTTCAAACAGTACGCCGCGTTGCGCGATTCCATCGACCGGCCGCTGTTCAACCGGGTACTGCGCGGCCTGTACGCGCCGGGTTCGACGGTCAAACCGGAGGTCGCCATTGCCGGGCTCGACAGCGGCGTAGTCAATGCCTCGACCAAGGTCTTCGACCCCGGTTACTTCCAGTTGCCGGATTTCGATCACAAGTACCGCAACTGGAACCACAGCGGCGACGGCTGGGTGGACATGGACACGGCAATCATGCGTTCCAACGACACGTACTTCTACACGCTGGCGCACAAGCTGGGCATTGACCGACTGCATGACTACATGACCATGTTCGGCATTGGCCAGAAGGTTTCGCTGGACATGTTCGAGGAATCCGCCGGCCTGATGCCGTCACGCGAGTGGAAGCGCGCCACACGACGTCAGGCCTGGTTCCCCGGCGAGACGGTGATCCTCGGTATTGGCCAGGGCTACATGCAGGTCACGCCGCTGCAACTGGCCCAGGCCACCTCGCTGATCGCCAGCAAGGGCGTCTGGCATCGTCCGCACCTGGCGATGGAAGTGGGCAATGTAGCGCCGGTCGACGAGCATCCGATGCCGAATATCGTGCTGCATGACCCCAATGAATGGAATCAGGTCAACACCGGCATGCAAATGGTCATGCACGACCCGCGTGGTATTGCGCGTGATGCGGCGAAGGGGGCGCAATACCGCATCGCTGGCAAGAGTGGCACGGCGCAGGTGGTGGCGATCAAACAGGGCGAGCGTTACAACCGTCTCAAGACCCTTGAGCGTAACCGCGATAACGCCCTGTTCGTCGGCTTCGCTCCGGCCGACCATCCGAAGATCGTGGTGTCGGTGACCATCGAGAACGGCGAGGCGGGCGGCAGAGTCGCAGGCCCGGTGGTACGGGAAATCCTCGATGCCTGGCTGCTCGACAGCGAAGGCAAGCTCAAGCCGCAATACGCAGTGCCCACCAAGGCGACGGGCAACCCGCACGCCTGAGCCGCCTGCCACAGCAGGCGGCCTGACCGAGCCCTGAACAGGGCTCAGGTTTTCTGAACTGTCGAGAATCCATCGGGTCGACCACAACAGGCGTGGCAGAGCGCTGCGCGTGTTTATCTGAATCCTTTATTTGCCTCGACAAGGAACCCCTAATGTCCAAGACCATCGCCGACCATCTTGCGCAAACCCTCGCAGCGGCAGGTGTTTCCCACATCTGGGGGGTGTCTGGTGACAGCCTGAATGGCCTGACCGACAGCCTGGAACGCACCGATTCGATTCGCTGGATGCACACCCGTCACGAAGAAGTCGCCGCCTTCGCTGCCGGTGCCCAAGCAGCGTCCAGCGGCAAGCTGGCGGTCTGCGCAGGCAGTTGCGGACCGGGTAATCTGCACTTGATCAACGGCCTGTACGACTGCCATCGCAACCGGGTGCCGGTGCTGGCGATTGCTGCGCACATTCCATCCTCCGAAATCGGCCTGGATTACTTCCAGGAAACCCACCCGCAGGAGCTGTTCAAGGAGTGCAGCCACTTCGTTGAACTGGTCAGCAACCCCGAGCAATTCCCGCGTGTGCTGGAACGCGCCATGCGTGCGGCGATCAGCCAAAAGGGCGTTGCGGTGATCGTCGTACCCGGCGACGTGGCGCTCAGCGAGGCACCGGATGTGCCCGCGAAGTGGGTCGAGGCCACACCGCCCAACGTTGTCCCGGCAGACAATGACCTGCAGTCGATGGCCGAGATGCTCAACGCTTCCAAGGCGGTGACGCTGTTGTGCGGTGCCGGTTGCGCCGGTGCTCACGAGCAGATCCTCGCGCTGGCCGACACGCTGGGCGCGCCGATTGTTCATGCATTGCGCGGCAAGCAGCACGTCGAGTACGACAACCCGTTCGATGTCGGCATGACCGGGCTGATCGGCTTCAGCTCTGGCTATCACGCCATGCTGTCCTGCGACACGCTGGTGATTCTGGGCAGCAGCTTTCCATACCGCAACTTCTACCCCGAGAAGGCCGACATCATTCAGATCGACCTCGATCCGACCCAGCTCGGCCGCCGCACGCCGGTAGCGTTAGGTCTGGTCGGCGGGGTGCGTGAGACGCTGGATGCGCTGCTGCCGAAGCTCAC from Pseudomonas syringae includes:
- the poxB gene encoding ubiquinone-dependent pyruvate dehydrogenase — protein: MSKTIADHLAQTLAAAGVSHIWGVSGDSLNGLTDSLERTDSIRWMHTRHEEVAAFAAGAQAASSGKLAVCAGSCGPGNLHLINGLYDCHRNRVPVLAIAAHIPSSEIGLDYFQETHPQELFKECSHFVELVSNPEQFPRVLERAMRAAISQKGVAVIVVPGDVALSEAPDVPAKWVEATPPNVVPADNDLQSMAEMLNASKAVTLLCGAGCAGAHEQILALADTLGAPIVHALRGKQHVEYDNPFDVGMTGLIGFSSGYHAMLSCDTLVILGSSFPYRNFYPEKADIIQIDLDPTQLGRRTPVALGLVGGVRETLDALLPKLTPHTDRRFLDKALKHYAKAREELDELATPTPNGTPIHPQYLTRLVDEQADADAIFTVDVGTPTLWAARYLHMNGKRSLLGSFNHGSMANALPQALGAKAEHPDRQVVALCGDGGLSMLLGDLLSIRQLNLPIKMVVFNNSSLGFVDMEMKASGYVPHGTDLHETNFAGIALGAGILGLRVENAEELPAALRKAFDHPGPVLIDVVTAKQELGIPPKIKLAQAKGFSLYMMRAIMSGRGSEVLELAKTNLR
- the mrdA gene encoding penicillin-binding protein 2 — protein: MPNPIPLKDHEKETRLVNQRLIACAVLVGLLAICLVARMYFLQVTEFEYHSTISENNRVHVLPIPPERGLIFDRNGEVLADNRPSFNLTLTRERAGDWHKVIDELMTLLQLPDEDRILFDKELKQVRHPFEPATLLYELTEEQIAIVAVNQYLLPGVDVAAQFVRHYPLGAHFAHSIGYVGRINEKEAAQLDNDYRGTQSIGKTGIERFYESELHGRVGYEEVETNAQGRVLRVLKHTDPVPGKNITLSLDAHLQEAAENALGDRRGSVVALDPETGEVLAMVSKPSFDPNLFVTGISFKQYAALRDSIDRPLFNRVLRGLYAPGSTVKPEVAIAGLDSGVVNASTKVFDPGYFQLPDFDHKYRNWNHSGDGWVDMDTAIMRSNDTYFYTLAHKLGIDRLHDYMTMFGIGQKVSLDMFEESAGLMPSREWKRATRRQAWFPGETVILGIGQGYMQVTPLQLAQATSLIASKGVWHRPHLAMEVGNVAPVDEHPMPNIVLHDPNEWNQVNTGMQMVMHDPRGIARDAAKGAQYRIAGKSGTAQVVAIKQGERYNRLKTLERNRDNALFVGFAPADHPKIVVSVTIENGEAGGRVAGPVVREILDAWLLDSEGKLKPQYAVPTKATGNPHA